The Streptomyces clavuligerus genome includes a region encoding these proteins:
- a CDS encoding BTAD domain-containing putative transcriptional regulator, with protein sequence MRFGVLGPLSVLTADHRPVRVPEQKIRALLADLLAHDGRPVSTDRLVQDLWGDTPPANPVGALQIKVSRLRRVLEEAEPGGRELVVSLATGYALEAAGHSVDAARFEALVERGRAAPDPRERADLLTEALGLWRGAAFSDFAHEVHLQPAIARLEEQRLSTLEERAEALLALDGHQALTGELGELVGLHPLRERLRASYMLALYRSGRQADALTAYEELRQLLVAELGLDPGADIVALHGAILRQDPALDGAPGPVPGPARPRRAGNLPAPLTALVGRETAVAEVRALLAAGRLVTLTGPGGVGKTRLALETAARIPDAFADGVWLVELAPLGAPGVPATAESVAQAVMAVLGVREATTAEYGAGASPAGRLADFLAAKRLLLVLDNCEHLVESVAALARDVLVAAPGLRILATSREPLRLAGEVLWPVPPLELPGPEDDHRPEVLERCSAVQLFVARAGDGLPGFALSLDNAAAVAAVCRRLDGIPLALELAATRIRALGVAGLLARLDDRFRLLATGYRGAEPRQQTLRAMIDWSWELLSGPERTVLRRLAVHADGCTLEAAEEVCGGDGGVAAEDVLMLLAHLVDRSLVVAADTAEGPRYRLLESVAEYCRERLREAGDTGPVLRHRRHYRQLAERVGGLLVTGEQRRWLELLDVEHGNLRVALAGAVREAAAGTEGADEEALRFAGALAWYWFLRGRLREGLSHLGMALDATAGLPGGPAGGGAGPDGADPVAGGGSAARAVALAWHAGFMALSGDTADDGPRRRAAEALGQGGDAPVDRARARWFLGFVECDFGDLALSEELVGSALDTFEELGDRWGTAAALGTRAKHAMVRGDLAALRRDGERSAALFQEIGDRWGHLQATDALGNLAEIAGHYDAAAELHWTGLRTAQELGLWSEVSSRLSWLGRVAMLTGEFEQARELHERGIHLAREHGFKPGEIFGEMGLGIAARKAGKLDIAETRLRRVLEWLPRERSGRGDTLPLALILPELGFVAEQRGDVRAALELHLEGLEVGRRLAGDPRGTVLALEGLAGAHARLGRHERAARLLGAAAAARKSANAPTAPAERGDVERVTAQVRSAVGQETYEREHTAGGNADLGELYSAASTLLPEA encoded by the coding sequence ATGCGTTTCGGTGTGCTGGGTCCCCTTTCGGTCCTGACCGCGGATCACCGTCCGGTCAGGGTCCCCGAGCAGAAGATCCGTGCCCTGCTGGCCGATCTCCTGGCGCACGACGGCCGCCCTGTCTCCACCGACCGTCTCGTACAGGATCTGTGGGGCGACACTCCCCCGGCCAACCCGGTGGGCGCGCTCCAGATCAAGGTCTCCCGGCTGCGCCGGGTGCTGGAGGAGGCCGAGCCCGGCGGCCGGGAGCTGGTGGTGTCGCTCGCCACCGGGTACGCCCTGGAGGCCGCGGGCCACTCGGTGGACGCCGCCCGGTTCGAGGCGCTGGTGGAGCGGGGGCGGGCGGCCCCGGACCCGCGGGAGCGCGCGGATCTGCTGACCGAGGCGCTCGGGCTGTGGCGGGGGGCGGCGTTCTCGGACTTCGCCCACGAGGTCCATCTCCAGCCGGCCATCGCCCGCCTGGAGGAGCAGCGGCTCTCGACCCTGGAGGAGCGGGCCGAGGCCCTGCTCGCGCTGGACGGGCACCAGGCGCTCACCGGTGAACTGGGCGAGCTGGTGGGACTCCATCCGCTGCGCGAGCGGCTGCGGGCCTCGTACATGCTGGCCCTGTACCGCTCGGGGCGGCAGGCCGACGCGCTGACCGCCTACGAGGAGCTGCGACAACTCCTCGTCGCGGAGCTGGGTCTCGACCCGGGGGCCGACATCGTCGCTCTGCACGGCGCGATCCTGCGCCAGGACCCCGCGCTGGACGGGGCGCCGGGACCCGTTCCCGGTCCGGCACGCCCCCGGCGTGCCGGTAACCTTCCGGCCCCGCTGACCGCGCTCGTCGGGCGGGAGACCGCCGTCGCCGAGGTGCGCGCGCTCCTCGCCGCCGGCCGTCTGGTGACGCTCACGGGACCCGGTGGCGTGGGCAAGACACGGCTCGCGCTGGAGACGGCCGCGCGGATACCGGACGCGTTCGCCGACGGGGTGTGGCTGGTGGAGCTGGCGCCGCTGGGCGCCCCCGGGGTCCCGGCCACGGCCGAGTCGGTGGCACAGGCCGTGATGGCGGTACTGGGGGTGCGCGAGGCGACCACGGCGGAGTACGGAGCGGGCGCCTCGCCCGCCGGGCGGCTCGCGGACTTCCTGGCCGCCAAGCGGCTGCTGCTGGTCCTCGACAACTGCGAGCACCTCGTGGAGTCCGTCGCCGCGCTCGCCCGGGACGTACTGGTGGCGGCGCCCGGTCTGCGCATCCTGGCGACGAGCCGGGAGCCGCTGCGGCTGGCGGGCGAGGTGCTGTGGCCCGTACCGCCGTTGGAGCTGCCCGGCCCGGAGGACGACCACCGGCCGGAGGTGCTGGAGCGGTGCAGCGCGGTACAGCTCTTCGTGGCCCGCGCCGGGGACGGCCTGCCCGGTTTCGCACTCTCCCTGGACAACGCCGCGGCGGTGGCCGCGGTCTGCCGCAGGCTCGACGGGATACCCCTGGCCCTGGAGCTGGCCGCCACCCGGATTCGCGCCCTGGGCGTGGCGGGGCTGCTCGCCCGGCTCGACGACCGGTTCCGGCTGCTGGCCACCGGGTACCGGGGCGCCGAGCCCCGGCAGCAGACGCTCCGCGCGATGATCGACTGGAGCTGGGAGCTGTTGTCGGGGCCCGAGCGGACCGTGTTGCGCAGGCTGGCCGTGCACGCCGACGGCTGCACGCTGGAGGCGGCCGAGGAGGTGTGCGGCGGCGACGGCGGGGTGGCGGCCGAGGACGTTCTCATGCTGCTGGCACATCTGGTGGACCGCTCGCTGGTGGTGGCCGCCGACACCGCGGAGGGGCCCCGTTACCGGCTGCTGGAGTCCGTGGCCGAGTACTGCCGGGAGAGGCTCCGCGAGGCCGGGGACACCGGGCCCGTTCTGCGCCACCGGCGCCACTACCGGCAGTTGGCCGAGCGGGTGGGCGGCCTGCTGGTCACCGGCGAGCAGCGCCGCTGGCTGGAACTCCTGGACGTCGAGCACGGAAATCTGCGGGTGGCGCTCGCGGGGGCCGTACGGGAGGCGGCGGCGGGCACGGAGGGCGCCGATGAGGAGGCGCTGCGCTTCGCCGGCGCGCTGGCCTGGTACTGGTTTCTGCGCGGGCGTCTTCGTGAGGGGCTGAGCCATCTGGGCATGGCCCTGGACGCGACGGCCGGGCTGCCCGGTGGTCCGGCGGGCGGCGGTGCGGGACCGGACGGCGCGGACCCGGTGGCGGGCGGCGGGAGCGCGGCGCGCGCGGTGGCCCTGGCCTGGCACGCCGGGTTCATGGCCCTGTCGGGGGACACGGCGGACGACGGCCCGCGGCGACGGGCGGCGGAGGCGCTCGGGCAGGGCGGCGACGCACCCGTGGACCGGGCACGCGCCCGGTGGTTCCTGGGGTTCGTCGAGTGCGACTTCGGCGATCTCGCGCTCAGCGAGGAGCTGGTGGGCTCGGCCCTGGACACCTTCGAGGAGCTGGGCGACCGGTGGGGCACGGCGGCGGCCCTGGGGACGCGTGCCAAGCACGCGATGGTCCGCGGGGACCTGGCGGCACTGCGCCGGGACGGGGAGCGCAGCGCGGCCCTGTTCCAGGAGATCGGGGACCGCTGGGGCCATCTCCAGGCGACGGACGCCCTGGGCAATCTGGCGGAGATCGCGGGGCACTACGACGCGGCGGCCGAGCTGCACTGGACCGGGCTGCGTACGGCGCAGGAGCTGGGTCTGTGGTCGGAGGTCTCCAGCAGGCTGTCGTGGCTGGGCCGAGTGGCGATGCTGACCGGTGAGTTCGAGCAGGCGAGGGAGTTGCACGAGCGGGGAATCCACCTGGCGCGGGAGCACGGCTTCAAACCCGGGGAGATCTTCGGCGAGATGGGGCTCGGGATCGCGGCGCGCAAGGCCGGGAAGCTCGACATCGCCGAGACGCGGCTGCGGCGGGTGCTGGAGTGGCTGCCGCGGGAGCGGTCGGGTCGCGGCGATACCTTGCCGCTGGCGTTGATCCTGCCCGAGCTGGGATTCGTCGCGGAGCAGCGGGGCGATGTGCGGGCGGCGCTGGAGTTGCATCTGGAGGGTCTGGAGGTCGGCCGTCGGCTGGCGGGTGACCCCCGGGGGACGGTGCTCGCCCTGGAGGGGCTGGCGGGGGCCCATGCCCGGCTCGGCCGGCACGAGCGCGCGGCGCGTCTGCTGGGCGCGGCGGCGGCGGCCCGGAAGTCGGCGAACGCCCCGACGGCCCCTGCGGAGCGGGGCGATGTCGAGCGGGTGACCGCACAGGTCAGGTCGGCCGTCGGCCAGGAGACCTACGAACGGGAGCACACGGCGGGCGGGAACGCGGACCTCGGCGAACTGTACTCCGCGGCGAGCACGCTGCTTCCGGAGGCGTGA
- a CDS encoding DegT/DnrJ/EryC1/StrS family aminotransferase gives MINVSQPSLGDEELAAVQEVFAGNWLGYGPRSEAFEERFARYLGVEPGHVLFLNSATSGLFLATELLGLGPGDEVVLPSAGFVANANAVVATGARPVFCDVDPRTMNPSVADVERVMTPRTKAVMLLHYGGLPGDIAATAALCRDRGVALIEDAACSVASSVDGRMCGTFGDIAVWSFDSRKIITTGDGGMLHVRDPELARRAHRLAYHGIAERSAFTTAAQGTDRWWGLDVEYVGRRLIGNDLTAAIGQVQLSRLPAFVARRAELTTLYDEALAGLDGVRLPPRPPVDHRSTHYFYWVQLPEDRRDRVAKSLLARGVYTTFRYMPLHRVPLYGPPVDLPGTDEAWATTLLLPLHQALSDGEARTVAREFIAAVGECGA, from the coding sequence ATGATCAATGTGTCCCAGCCGAGCCTGGGCGACGAGGAACTCGCGGCCGTCCAGGAGGTGTTCGCCGGCAACTGGCTGGGGTACGGTCCGCGCTCCGAGGCGTTCGAGGAGCGGTTCGCCCGGTACCTCGGCGTCGAACCCGGGCATGTCCTCTTCCTCAACTCCGCCACCTCCGGGCTGTTCCTCGCCACCGAACTGCTCGGCCTCGGCCCCGGCGACGAGGTCGTCCTGCCGTCGGCCGGCTTCGTCGCCAACGCCAACGCCGTCGTCGCCACCGGTGCCCGCCCGGTCTTCTGCGATGTCGACCCCCGCACGATGAACCCCTCGGTCGCCGACGTCGAGCGGGTCATGACGCCGCGGACGAAGGCGGTGATGCTGCTGCACTACGGCGGGCTGCCCGGCGACATCGCCGCGACGGCCGCACTCTGCCGGGACCGGGGCGTGGCCCTCATCGAGGACGCCGCCTGCTCGGTGGCCTCCTCCGTCGACGGCCGGATGTGCGGGACGTTCGGCGACATCGCGGTCTGGAGCTTCGACTCCAGGAAGATCATCACCACCGGGGACGGGGGCATGCTCCACGTGCGCGACCCCGAGCTGGCCCGCAGGGCACACCGGCTGGCCTACCACGGCATCGCCGAGCGCAGCGCGTTCACCACCGCCGCGCAGGGCACCGACCGCTGGTGGGGGCTGGACGTGGAGTACGTGGGGCGCCGGCTGATCGGCAACGACCTGACCGCCGCCATCGGCCAGGTGCAGCTCAGCCGTCTGCCCGCGTTCGTCGCCCGCCGCGCCGAGCTGACCACGCTGTACGACGAGGCGCTGGCCGGACTCGACGGCGTACGGCTGCCGCCCCGCCCACCCGTGGACCACCGCAGCACGCACTACTTCTACTGGGTGCAGCTCCCCGAGGACCGGCGCGACCGGGTCGCCAAGTCCCTGCTGGCGCGCGGTGTCTACACGACCTTCCGCTATATGCCGCTGCACCGCGTCCCCCTCTACGGCCCGCCCGTGGACCTGCCGGGTACCGACGAGGCATGGGCCACCACGCTGCTGCTGCCGTTGCACCAGGCACTGAGCGACGGCGAGGCACGGACCGTGGCCCGGGAGTTCATCGCGGCGGTGGGGGAGTGCGGGGCCTGA
- a CDS encoding MFS transporter, which yields MDTSTTGEAPARAGQREWIGLAVLALPTLLLSLDISVLNLALPHLSADLGASATQQLWIMDIYGFMIAGFLITWGNLGDRIGRRKLLLFGAAAFGVASVLAAYANSPETLIAARAVLGISGATLMPSLLALIGSMFADPKQRGLAIGVWMSCFMGGMALGPVAGGALLDHFWWGSVFLLGVPVMLLLLVLGPILLPEHRDPAAGRTDLPSVLLSLATILPVIYGAKKLATDGFAATSLLALLVGIAIGFLFVQRQQKLTSPLLDLGLFRNRTLSSALGVALLCSATMGGVTLLVSLYLQQVAGLPALEAGLWLVPSFALAIIGNLAAPGLARRIRPAYAIAIGLLVTAAGLLLLTQADADGGIALVVIGYALAFAGTSPMGVLSTELVVGSAPPEKTGSAAAMSETNGEFGIAMGIAVLGSVGAAVYRHRVEDEIPADTPSAAAESARDSLPAASEAAAGLPGATGDALLTAAREAFTGGLHIVAVAAAVAMVAFAALSVAVLRHVGPSATDEEQPGGTETDGEPAPVPTTAESG from the coding sequence ATGGATACGAGCACCACGGGCGAGGCGCCCGCTCGCGCCGGACAGCGGGAGTGGATCGGTCTGGCCGTGCTGGCCCTGCCGACCCTCCTGCTGTCCCTGGACATCAGCGTGTTGAACCTGGCGCTCCCGCACCTCAGTGCGGACCTGGGCGCCAGCGCCACCCAACAGCTCTGGATCATGGACATCTACGGCTTCATGATCGCCGGATTCCTGATCACCTGGGGCAACCTCGGCGACCGCATCGGCCGCCGCAAGCTCCTGCTGTTCGGTGCCGCGGCCTTCGGCGTCGCGTCCGTCCTGGCCGCCTACGCCAACAGCCCCGAGACGCTGATCGCGGCCCGCGCGGTCCTCGGCATCTCGGGGGCGACCCTGATGCCGTCGCTGCTGGCGCTCATCGGCAGCATGTTCGCCGACCCCAAACAGCGCGGCCTGGCCATCGGCGTCTGGATGAGCTGCTTCATGGGCGGCATGGCCCTGGGACCCGTCGCGGGCGGCGCGCTTCTCGACCACTTCTGGTGGGGCTCGGTCTTCCTGCTCGGCGTGCCGGTCATGCTGCTCCTGCTCGTCCTCGGCCCGATTCTGCTGCCCGAGCACCGCGACCCCGCGGCGGGCCGGACCGACCTGCCGAGTGTGCTGCTCTCCCTCGCCACCATCCTGCCGGTCATCTACGGAGCCAAGAAGCTGGCCACCGACGGCTTCGCCGCCACGTCCCTGCTGGCCCTGCTCGTCGGCATCGCCATCGGCTTCCTCTTTGTCCAGCGCCAGCAGAAGCTGACCAGCCCGCTGCTGGATCTCGGCCTGTTCCGCAACCGCACCCTCAGCTCCGCCCTCGGTGTCGCCCTGCTCTGCTCGGCCACCATGGGCGGTGTGACACTGCTGGTCTCGCTCTACCTCCAGCAGGTCGCCGGGCTTCCCGCACTGGAGGCAGGGCTGTGGCTGGTGCCGTCCTTCGCCCTGGCCATCATCGGCAACCTCGCCGCCCCCGGTCTGGCGCGCCGTATCCGTCCCGCCTACGCCATCGCCATCGGCCTGCTCGTCACGGCAGCCGGGCTGCTGCTGCTCACCCAGGCCGACGCCGACGGCGGAATCGCCCTGGTGGTCATCGGCTACGCGCTCGCCTTCGCGGGCACCAGCCCGATGGGCGTGCTCAGCACCGAACTGGTGGTGGGCTCCGCGCCACCGGAGAAGACGGGTTCCGCCGCCGCCATGTCGGAGACCAACGGCGAGTTCGGCATCGCGATGGGCATCGCCGTCCTCGGCAGCGTCGGCGCGGCCGTCTACCGCCACCGTGTCGAGGACGAGATCCCCGCCGACACCCCGTCCGCCGCCGCCGAGAGCGCCCGCGACAGCCTGCCCGCCGCCTCGGAGGCCGCCGCGGGCCTCCCCGGGGCCACGGGGGACGCCCTGCTCACCGCTGCCCGGGAGGCGTTCACGGGCGGACTGCACATCGTCGCCGTCGCGGCGGCCGTCGCCATGGTGGCCTTCGCCGCGCTCTCCGTCGCCGTACTGCGGCACGTGGGGCCCAGCGCCACCGACGAGGAGCAGCCCGGAGGGACGGAAACGGACGGCGAGCCCGCGCCCGTCCCCACCACGGCCGAGTCCGGCTGA